The Lysobacter enzymogenes DNA segment CAGCGCGACGAACTCGCCTTCGGCGACGTCGAGATCGACCCCGTGCAGGACCTCGACGCTGTTGGCGCCGAGCCCGTAGGACTTGCGCAGGTTGCGCACCGACACCAGGCTCATGCGAAGGACCGGTCGTAATGGTGCGCCTGCGGCGCCGCCGCGAACAGTTCGCGCAGGCGCGCGCGCAGGTCGTCGCCGGCCTGCACCGCGCAACGCGGCAGCACCAGCGGGTGGCTCTGCACGGACGCGGGCTGGTTGCCGGTGGTCACCGCCGCGGCGAAGCCGGCGCGCTGCGCAGCGCGCACCGATTCTTCGTCGAAGGCGCCGTAGGGATATGACAGCGAGCGCACCTCGCGCCCCAGCAGCGCTTCCAGCCGCTGCCGGCACAGCAGCAATTCCTGTTCCTTGATCGGCAGCGCATGCGCCGGCAGCAGCAGATGGTTCTCGGTGTGCGCGCCCAGTTCCATGCCCGGCATCGCATCGAGATGGCGCAGTTCTTCGGGCGTCATCGCGCGCACCGGCCCGGTGCCGTCGGCCGCGGCCAGCCCGCTCCAAGCCAGCAGCGCGGCGATGCGCTCGCGCCGCTGCTGCGGCGTCCACGCGTAGAACGGGCGGCGCACCGTATCGAAAGCGGCGCGGCGCTGCTCGGGCGTGTCCAGCGGCAGCGGCGCCTGCGTGCCGGCCAGCTCGGCATCGAGTTCGGCCGGCAGCGCCGGATGGTCGAACACCCGCTGCAGGGTTTCCCACCAGAACTCGGCGGGGCCGTCGAGGGTCGCGGTGATGATGAAGAACGTGGCCGGGCATTCGAACTCGCGCAGGAGCGGCGCGGCCTCGGTCAGCGCGTCGAGGTAGCCGTCGTCCAGGGTGATCGCGACGCTGCGCGGCGGCGCGTCGCCGCGCACCAGCGCCTGCGCCAGTTCCTGCAGCGGCAGCACCCGGCAGCCCTCCTCGCGCAGCACCGCGAGGTGGGCGCGGAACTCGGCTGGCGACACGCACAGCTCGGTGCCGTCGTCGGCGATGCGGTGGTACATCAGGATGACGGCATTACCGTGGCTCGAATCGGTTCGCATCTGCTGGCTGTCCGGGAGTGATCGGCGTGCGGCGGTGGAATGGATGGAAGCGGCGGCGCTACGTGACCGCGGCGCGTTCGTCGATCGGCGCGGCGGCGCGGATCTGCGCGATCAGGCGGGTCAGCACGTTGCCGGGCCCGGCTTCGACGAACGAGGTCGCCCCGCTGCGCAACAGCCCCTGCACGCACTTCACCCACAGCACCGGCCGCACGATCTGGCGCACCAGCAGCGAGGCGATCACCGCGCTGGGCGCCTGCGCCGGATAGAAGGTGCCGGTGACGTTGGACATCACCGGCAGGCGCAACGGGGAAAACGCGAAACCGTCGAGGAATCCGGCGTAGGCGCGCGCCGCTTCGTGCATCATCCGTGAATGAAACGCGCCACTGACCGCCAGGCGCACGCAGGCGCCGGCGCCAGCGGCCTCGAACAGCGGCAAGGCGCGCTCGATCTCGTCGCGCGGACCGGACACCACGGTCTGGGTGGGCGCGTTGTAGTTGCCGATGTCCACCGCGTCCAGGCCGTGGGCCATCATCAGTTCGATGATGCGTCCGGCCTCGAGCCCGAGTACCGCGGCCATCGCCCCGCCGCTGGCCTGCGCCATCAGTTCGCCGCGCCGTTGCACCAGGCGCAGGCCGGTCATCAGGTCGAACGCGCCGGCCGCGTGCAGGGCGTTGTACTCGCCCAGGCTGTGCCCGGCCAGGAACGCCGGCGCGGCGCCCTCGCGCAAGGCGCGCAGGCCGTGCAAGGCGTTGACCATGTACAGGCAGGGCTGGGTGTAGCGGGTGTCGGCGAGCTTTTGCGCGTCCTGGCAGGCGCCGCGCAACGAATAGCCGAGCAAGGCGTCGGCCTGCGCTTCGATCGCCGCATAGTCGGGCAGATCGAACAGCTCGCCGCCCATCCCGGCTTTCTGGGCGCCCTGCCCGGGAAAGATCATCGCCTGGTTCATCGCCGGCATGCGCCGCTCCTTCGCGTCATCGTGGCGGCCTCAGGCGCGGGCGAAACGCCAGCTCGCCCACGCGACCATGCGCAGGCGCGGCCACCACGGCATCGGCCGCGACCACAGCTCGCGCACCAGTTCGCGGTAGACGCGCGGGCGCTTGCCGAAGGCGCGGGCATTGCCGCGGAAACGGGCGAAGTCGATCGGCACGCCGGGGAAGTCCTGCGGCCCGCTGACCGGCTCGCGGTCGGGCTTGGGTTCGAACAATCGCAGCACCTGATCGTTGCCGAAGTGGTTGCTGACCACGAACGCCTCGACCGTGTCGCTGAGGTCGACGAAGCGCAGCGCGCCCTCGCCCGCTACGCCGGCCGCGTCGGCGCCGGCTTCGCCGTCGACACAGGCCTGCGCGCGCTGCTGGAAGTCGTCCATGCGCCCGGCGATGAACGCGGTGGCTTCCACC contains these protein-coding regions:
- a CDS encoding polysaccharide deacetylase family protein, encoding MRTDSSHGNAVILMYHRIADDGTELCVSPAEFRAHLAVLREEGCRVLPLQELAQALVRGDAPPRSVAITLDDGYLDALTEAAPLLREFECPATFFIITATLDGPAEFWWETLQRVFDHPALPAELDAELAGTQAPLPLDTPEQRRAAFDTVRRPFYAWTPQQRRERIAALLAWSGLAAADGTGPVRAMTPEELRHLDAMPGMELGAHTENHLLLPAHALPIKEQELLLCRQRLEALLGREVRSLSYPYGAFDEESVRAAQRAGFAAAVTTGNQPASVQSHPLVLPRCAVQAGDDLRARLRELFAAAPQAHHYDRSFA
- the fabD gene encoding ACP S-malonyltransferase; the encoded protein is MPAMNQAMIFPGQGAQKAGMGGELFDLPDYAAIEAQADALLGYSLRGACQDAQKLADTRYTQPCLYMVNALHGLRALREGAAPAFLAGHSLGEYNALHAAGAFDLMTGLRLVQRRGELMAQASGGAMAAVLGLEAGRIIELMMAHGLDAVDIGNYNAPTQTVVSGPRDEIERALPLFEAAGAGACVRLAVSGAFHSRMMHEAARAYAGFLDGFAFSPLRLPVMSNVTGTFYPAQAPSAVIASLLVRQIVRPVLWVKCVQGLLRSGATSFVEAGPGNVLTRLIAQIRAAAPIDERAAVT